One Cryptomeria japonica chromosome 9, Sugi_1.0, whole genome shotgun sequence genomic window carries:
- the LOC131038779 gene encoding L-type lectin-domain containing receptor kinase IV.2-like: protein MGLGTCGVTRVGTRSTFSYLTSYSILTFLVLLDYLTPRQDRHMDSKLSFQSKKDACFSGIFYLLQHKPPTQKKQCSERSNSIAKMQILILCLSIILTAAQGVHQNTTFVFNHFNTTTTIKYVAAASIQSNAIRLTNHSKRIIGRAYLDKAVPMKRNGSVISFSTSFIFAIVPHARSGGADGLCFVMTPTTALNGAFATQYLGLLNISSDGKDHNQLFAAEFDTSQSIGVDNKDGNHVGIDLNGVKSLLAEPAGYWEGNSLTPINLKSGHNIRAWIDYDDASNQLDISIAAIGEAKPQKALVSKKDLDLDGIIEEYVYVGFSASTDYATFLFFNVKQNPPDQGICHSVLPQGFRDDNLLGDGGFGKVYRGTLPSGEEIAVKCITKDLAEGMEEFMAEISSLGRLQHRNLVALRGWCRKNERIFIIYDYISNGSLERNLYSPEMNLTWPQRHKILTDVAGGLLYLHEQWDKCVVHRDIKSSNVLLDTDLNGRVGDFGLARLYDHSQRPQTTHVVGTLGYIAPELIHSGKASPSTDVFSFGALMLEVACGRKPVDAQGVILVEWVWDLYANERLLDAIDQRLGENYDKDEAEIVLVLGLICSNPDPQKRLGMRKVLQILCGEAALPMGLPAPSAF, encoded by the exons ATGGGCTTAGGAACTTGCGGCGTCACTAGAGTTGGAACTCGCTCCACGTTTTCTTATTTGACTTCTTATTCAATCTTAACATTTTTAGTCCTCCTCGACTACCTCACTCCACGACAAGATCGCCATATGGACTCAAAATTATCTTTCCAGTCTAAAAAGGATGCTTGTTTTTCTGGAATCTTCTACCTATTACAACACAAACCGCCCACTCAAAAGAAACAATGTTCAGAGAGATCTAATTCAATAGCGAAGATGCAGATTCTGATTCTCTGCCTCTCAATCATTCTAACGGCAGCTCAGGGTGTTCACCAGAACACAACTTTCGTCTTCAACCACTTCAACACCACAACCACAATCAAATATGTTGCAGCTGCCTCCATACAATCCAACGCAATCCGCCTCACAAATCACTCCAAGCGCATCATTGGCCGTGCCTATTTGGACAAGGCCGTCCCCATGAAAAGAAACGGCTCCGTAATCTCATTCAGCACAAGCTTCATATTTGCCATTGTCCCACATGCCCGCTCGGGCGGGGCCGACGGGCTCTGCTTCGTCATGACGCCCACCACCGCTCTCAACGGTGCTTTCGCCACGCAGTACCTAGGCCTCCTCAACATATCCAGCGACGGTAAAGACCACAACCAGCTTTTTGCTGCAGAATTCGACACAAGTCAGAGCATTGGCGTGGATAACAAGGACGGCAACCATGTGGGAATCGATCTCAACGGCGTCAAATCGTTGTTGGCTGAACCTGCTGGTTATTGGGAAGGGAACAGTTTGACGCCCATTAATCTGAAGAGCGGGCATAATATAAGGGCCTGGATCGACTATGACGACGCTTCTAACCAGCTGGACATAAGTATTGCAGCAATTGGAGAGGCGAAGCCGCAGAAAGCCCTGGTGTCGAAGAAAGATTTGGATTTGGACGGTATTATAGAAGAGTACGTGTACGTTGGGTTTTCTGCGTCTACAG ATTACGCAACATTTCTTTTCTTTAATGTGAAACAGAATCCTCCTGACCAAGGTATTTGCCACTCTGTTTTACCGCAGGGTTTTAGGGACGACAATCTTCTGGGCGatgggggctttggaaaggtatacaGGGGCACTCTGCCTTCCGGCGAAGAAATCGCCGTGAAATGCATCACAAAAGATTTAGCAGAAGGAATGGAGGAATTCATGGCAGAAATTTCAAGCCTTGGGCGGCTGCAGCACCGGAATCTAGTGGCCCTCAGGGGTTGGTGCAGAAAAAATGAGCGCATCTTCATCATCTACGACTACATATCCAACGGAAGCCTTGAAAGAAATTTATACAGTCCAGAAATGAATCTTACATGGCCTCAAAGACACAAAATTCTTACGGATGTAGCCGGCGGCCTGCTATACTTACATGAGCAGTGGGACAAATGTGTGGTACACAGGGACATTAAATCCAGCAATGTATTGTTGGACACTGATCTGAACGGCCGGGTGGGGGATTTTGGCTTGGCAAGGTTATATGATCATAGCCAAAGACCCCAGACTACTCATGTGGTGGGCACTCTGGGGTACATTGCACCTGAGCTTATACATTCTGGTAAGGCTTCTCCTTCAACAGATGTGTTCAGCTTTGGGGCTCTTATGCTGGAGGTTGCCTGCGGAAGGAAACCTGTAGATGCCCAAGGTGTGATTTTGGTTGAGTGGGTTTGGGATCTGTATGCAAATGAGAGGTTACTGGATGCTATTGATCAGAGGCTTGGGGAGAATTATGATAAGGATGAGGCTGAGATTGTGCTTGTACTGGGGCTCATTTGTTCAAACCCTGATCCACAAAAGAGGCTTGGTATGAGAAAAGTGTTGCAGATACTTTGCGGTGAGGCTGCTTTGCCTATGGGTCTTCCTGCACCTTCAGCTTTTTAA